One genomic window of Ammospiza nelsoni isolate bAmmNel1 chromosome 4, bAmmNel1.pri, whole genome shotgun sequence includes the following:
- the GPRIN3 gene encoding G protein-regulated inducer of neurite outgrowth 3, which yields MGTVPDPLRSAKLSLLSASAEEEHLGDLQPAKPQPQAPSAERASNGFPCAPSGSAGVCIFDLSCTGAASPQRCEQCHTDDASQQEAFSPRLASTTAEGHPADVRPAGCSQPAGIPAPAVPALGATGALSAGQGPEMMPAPQSSRQFVQGSQAKTSSLTQIDDSALKPQGTDDQPALEVLNYSSPGDPVGVNQFCHTSQANLLQRGEKDKEAEENGSAVCQSVLAAGQTKADLGRDSQTSLEAKGGTADMLQLHPPDKTEAVQSSEAPAQSGHGSPHPVHNLGPTPGSPNPTQLSKFRETGTMTAQPESSPCAQEAVSRTWRDAEVQAVATVESKSASTSPSIFAAFLKGNPPPEEKEELHIIYQGGMGLSHTALTDSLSSQQKSPCSPGITSKSTVVAVTASAQTQPGVPSDVTSPVSADNMKPVLPCSPAAVTSQGTSVGNAEMSSAARDVKDAAQLPKDAPVPPKPIPAEQPGVDSSNKTAPQSGSGAGEPSTTCTDAVPGTQNNVQGVIPHAGSSRSPLLSGKDSEAKQKEVLGSSEQKPVQSKGGSQGQARPNQSVVKPKEENLVVLDPKGGLSVGSQPAAVRAKVCPQDEKESRGHGDSGQSQVAGGQNLQAGLTPELSVGPASLAPPVAASAAPQQQGLQARQSGHDLHTAVIPAASSQAVPNLGENKKHSTPAMEAKVQVKQSKHVRDVVWDEQGMTWEVYGASLDPESLGIAIQNHLQRQIREHEKLIRAQNSQTRKSISSDTSSNKKLKGRQHNVFQSMLQNFRRPNCCVRPAPSSVLD from the coding sequence ATGGGGACTGTACCAGACCCTCTGAGATCTGCCAAGCTTTCCCTGCTCTCAGCTTCTGCAGAGGAGGAGCACCTGGGAGACCTGCAGCCTGCCAAGCCCCAGCCTCAGGCCCCCAGTGCTGAGAGGGCCAGCAATGGTTTCCCGTGCGCGCCGTCCGGCTCAGCTGGGGTTTGCATCTTCGACCTGAGCTGcacaggtgctgccagcccacaGAGGTGTGAGCAGTGCCACACAGATGATGCCAGCCAGCAGGAAGCCTTTTCTCCCAGGCTGGCCAGCACAACTGCAGAGGGGCACCCTGCAGATGTAAGGCCTGCTGGTTGTTCCCAGCCAGCGGGCATCCCAGCACCGGCAGTGCCAGCCCTTGGTGCCACAGGAGCCCTCTCGGCGGGGCAGGGGCCAGAGATGATGCCAGCCCCCCAGAGCTCCCGGCAGTTCGTGCAAGGCAGCCAGGCCAAAACGAGCTCCCTGACACAGATTGATGACTCTGCCCTGAAACCTCAAGGAACTGATGATCAGCCAGCGCTTGAAGTGTTAAATTATTCTTCCCCAGGTGATCCTGTCGGGGTTAATCAATTCTGTCATACTTCTCAGGCCAACCTTCtgcaaagaggggaaaaagacaaggaggcagaggaaaatGGTTCTGCTGTGTGTCAGTCAGTCCTGGCAGCAGGGCAAACCAAAGCTGACCTGGGGAGAGACTCTCAAACCAGTCTGGAGGCAAAGGGTGGGACTGCAGACATGCTGCAGTTGCATCCCCCAGATAAAACTGAAGCGGTGCAGAGCAGCGAGGCACCAGCCCAGTCTGGCCATGGGAGTCCCCATCCTGTACATAACCTGGGCCCCACACCTGGGAGTCCAAACCCCACCCAGCTCTCCAAATTCAGAGAAACAGGTACAATGACAGCTCAGCCAGAGAGCAGCCCTTGTGCTCAGGAAGCTGTAAGCAGGACATGGCGAGATGCTGAGGTTCAGGCCGTGGCTACTGTGGAGAGCAAATCAGCTTCCACCAGTCCCAGCATCTTTGCTGCCTTCTTAAAAGGGAATCCTCCtccagaggagaaggaagaactGCACATAATTTACCAAGGAGGTATGGGGCTGAGCCACACTGCACTTACTGATAGTTTATCCTCACAACAAAAGTCTCCATGTTCTCCTGGTATCACATCAAAATCGACTGTTGTGGCTGTGACTGCTTCAGcccaaacccagcctggggTCCCATCTGACGTGACATCTCCAGTATCAGCAGATAACATGAAACCAGTTCTCCCTTGCTCCCCTGCAGCTGTTACCTCTCAAGGAACATCTGTGGGTAATGCTGAAATGAGCAGTGCAGCTCGTGATGTCAAGGATGCAGCTCAGCTGCCAAAGGATGCTCCAGTCCccccaaagcccatcccagCTGAGCAGCCTGGAGTTGACTCCAGTAATAAAACTGCACCACAGTCTGGGAGTGGTGCTGGTGAGCCAAGCACCACTTGCACTGATGCTGTTCCAGGAACCCAGAACAATGTGCAAGGTGTCATCCCTCATGCAGGAAGCAGCCGGTCACCTTTACTCTCTGGCAAGGACAGTGAAGCCAAGCAGAAGGAGGTcctgggcagctctgagcaAAAGCCTGTGCAAAGCAAGGGTGGGAGTCAAGGGCAGGCCCGTCCTAATCAATCTGTGgtaaaaccaaaggaagaaaactTGGTGGTGCTTGATCCTAAAGGAGGGCTGAGTGTTGGCAGCCAGCCTGCCGCTGTCCGTGCCAAGGTGTGCCCACAGGATGAGAAGGAGAGCAGAGGCCATGGAGACAGTGGCCAGTCTCAGGTGGCTGGTGGCCAGAACCTGCAGGCAGGACTGACACCTGAGCTGAGTGTGGGTCCTGCAAGTCTTGCCCCTCCCGTGGCAGCATCggcagctccccagcagcagggcctcCAGGCCAGGCAGTCCGGACACGATCTCCACACTGCAGTgattcctgctgcttcctctcaGGCTGTGCCAAACCTGGGGGAGAACAAAAAGCATTCCACCCCAGCCATGGAGGCCAAAGTACAGGTGAAGCAGTCCAAACACGTCAGGGATGTTGTTTGGGATGAGCAAGGAATGACGTGGGAGGTTTATGGTGCTTCCCTCGATCCAGAATCCCTGGGAATTGCCATCCAGAACCACTTACAGAGACAAATACGGGAACACGAGAAACTGATCCGGGCCCAGAACAGTCAGACCCGGAAATCCATTTCCTCAGATACATCCTCAAATAAAAAACTAAAAGGGAGGCAGCACAACGTGTTCCAGTCCATGCTGCAGAATTTTAGGCGTCCTAATTGCTGCGTCCGacctgctccttcctctgtgTTAGACTGA